A genomic region of Zea mays cultivar B73 chromosome 6, Zm-B73-REFERENCE-NAM-5.0, whole genome shotgun sequence contains the following coding sequences:
- the LOC100272328 gene encoding nodulin-like protein → MATEEAGRALATKAKLVAAVLVLELLVAGFHVVSRAALDMGVSKMAFLVYRNAAALLVVAPVAYFLDKKDRPPFTLRLLMDFFLLAAVGVTFTQGLYILGLYYLSPTYVSVIQNSVPAITFVMAASLRIEQVNVRSRYGLAKMLGTVVTIAGATVITLYKGTPLLTETAHAEGTTHTLEGTHTLGGWVAGCLIMFANCICLSAWMVLQVPVLKKYPAKLSSFTITLALGFVQLAVVAPFFESDVERWKISSGGELFTILYAGVVVLGIAWYLMIWCINKGGPHFVSVFQPLQTVMVAIMAAIFLGDTLYIGGVIGAVIIVAGLYCVLWAKSKETKSSGDLLVLPERSPAQQNLLQRED, encoded by the exons ATGGCGACGGAGGAGGCCGGCCGTGCCCTGGCGACGAAGGCGAAGCTGGTGGCGGCGGTGCTGGTGCTGGAGCTGCTCGTCGCGGGCTTCCACGTCGTGTCGAGGGCGGCGCTCGACATGGGCGTCAGCAAGATGGCGTTCCTCGTCTACCGGAACGCCGCAGCCCTGCTCGTGGTCGCCCCCGTCGCCTACTTCCTCGACAA GAAAGATAGGCCGCCCTTCACGCTACGCTTGCTGATGGACTTCTTCTTGCTGGCTGCAGTCGG GGTAACCTTCACACAGGGGCTCTACATCCTCGGCCTGTACTACCTGTCACCAACCTACGTCTCTGTCATCCAGAACTCAGTCCCTGCGATCACCTTCGTCATGGCCGCTAGTTTGAG AATCGAACAGGTAAATGTGAGGAGCAGATACGGGCTGGCAAAGATGCTAGGCACGGTGGTCACCATAGCGGGGGCAACCGTCATAACCCTCTACAAAGGGACGCCATTATTGACAGAAACAGCTCATGCAGAGGGCACCACGCACACGCTGGAAGGCACCCACACGCTCGGAGGATGGGTCGCAGGATGCCTCATCATGTTCGCGAACTGCATTTGCTTGTCTGCGTGGATGGTTCTGCAG GTCCCGGTTCTGAAGAAATACCCAGCTAAGCTGTCGTCTTTCACCATCACTCTGGCGTTGGGTTTCGTCCAGCTCGCTGTCGTCGCGCCGTTTTTCGAGAGCGACGTTGAGAGGTGGAAGATCAGCTCAGGAGGCGAGCTTTTCACCATCCTGTATGCT GGCGTTGTGGTGCTTGGAATCGCCTGGTATCTCATGATCTGGTGCATAAACAAAGGAGGGCCTCACTTCGTTTCCGTCTTCCAGCCACTGCAAACCGTCATGGTCGCCATCATGGCCGCCATCTTCCTTGGCGACACACTCTACATTGGAGG AGTCATAGGTGCGGTGATCATAGTCGCGGGTCTGTACTGTGTACTGTGGGCGAAGAGCAAGGAGACCAAAAGCAGCGGCGATCTCCTAGTCCTTCCTGAAAGAAGCCCCGCGCAGCAGAATCTCCTCCAGCGTGAAGATTGA